The region gaaagattatacatacattgtaacctagcagcttttagtgatattgttcatcactaagagattagtttaacctactttataatagagtttattatattgaatatacttgattactgtaacatacttgtgttcgaaatcgatttgattgtataaacactatattcaacccccttctatagtattgtgtgacctaacataaataatttttgaaaatcgcataaaccaatatttaaaaatttccaaatcaaattttaaaacaattttcggaagtcaaaatgattaaataatattaaCAGAACGAATGAAATATGAAACTGAACAAATCAgatatatttaatttataaggggagtagcgctgaataaaaaggggacaGAATCTGTACCTCGAAATCGCAAATTCTAATACTAACAAAATCCGAAATTCGCAAATGATCCGCTAAATTTCCCAACCCGatctaaataaaaaaatataatctATCATTGAAATATACTTAATACTTAACTACactaatattattaataataactTATTATCCAAAATTATGATATTAGTGATGACAGACTATCATATTCACATTGCTTTGAATTTGATTAGACCTTGTTAACAACTTATTCCTTCCGCCTCTATGAATGTTTTATCTAGTGTTTTCATTTAAAATTTATTGATTAGTAATACTAGATGCATGAACAACCACTGTAGTGAGCCAGTGACTTGGTGGGACTCGTGACAGCTAATGAACATGTACTTCTATCTTaacaaaattaaataaatatagcATAATAATGATAAACACATTAAAAAAAATCATGATTCACTCGGCACACGGATTTCTATGCTAATTCATCATGTTGTTCATATGCCAATTTTTACAACATTGAACTCGTaacaattataaattaattagaCTAAATTCTACATGTTAATTAATACCTTAaactttataaaataaattaactaaCTAGCAAGTAGACAAGCATAACCTGATTAGATATTATTTTAATGACATAAAAGTTTTGTTTGACCCCTGTATATAGACATAAAATATGGGCAAGACTTGTGTGATGAATAAATTATGTTATGCTTAATATCTACACCTGCACATGTACATGTACATCCAATGTTATAGATGATAATTCTTACACAACAAAACTAATAACTCATAATTTGATTGTCCCACTCACTCTCTTAGATTTTAATATACTCATGCGACATAATTTATACACGTACCAAATCGATTAAGAGCTTAACGCCGAATCTCGTGTGAATAATAATTTAAATCAACTGATTATGTTTTCCTCTGCTTCCATCTCCGCACAGATCTTGTTCTAGggttttttttctctttttctttttacTAGCGTACATGAATAATGCCCGTGTCTTAGTATATATATTGCACAAGATATCCTCTAACTATTAGAATTAGAATTTTATCAATTAACTAAACATTATTATtactctttttccttttttaatttaaacaatatttttaataatttattctTATCCCAAATCTaatccaaatattattattattattattattattattattaaatttcacGTATATTACATATACCCCCCTAAAAAATGATTCCATCCCCGGAATCTAACAAAACTAAATACTCGTGCCTGAATCGAATAAATATGGATATTTCTCATGAACAGATTCTTGTACTTCCCAAGTAGCCTCTCTCTCGGAATTATTTTTCCACAAGACTTTCATAAGCGGAATGGTGTTTTTCCTCAAAACTCGCTCCTGtcgagctaagatagcctcagcttccTCATCACAGGAAAGATCCTCTCGAATCTTATGCAATGGATACTGAACTACGTGTAGTGGATGATATTTGTAACCCCTTAAAAccgacacatgaaacacattatacACAGGAGATAGTTGTGGTGGTAACACAACTCTATAAGAAACTTTCCCCACCTTCTCCATAACATCAAAATGTCCAACATATCCCGGACTAAGCTTTCCTTTCATACCAAAACGTTTTACACCCTTACAAGGCGATACCTTCAAGAACACATGATCATCTGGCTCAAAACCCCCAAACTTCCTATTTTGGTCCGCATAACATTTTTGACGAGATTGAGCTTCCTTCAAACTTTTTTAAACTTTCTTTACCTTCTCATTAGTGATTCTAACCAACTCCGGCCCTTCAATGACTCTCTCACCAAGctcatcccaacaagatggtACCCTACATCTCCTACCATACAAAgcctcaaatggtggcataccaatactcgcgtgccaactgttattatacgcaaacagatataaatatttatttcaatcACCTGTCCATTCCAAAGCACATgccctcaacatatcctccaACGTATGGATCGTCCTTTCTGATTGTCCATCAGTCggcggatgataagctgtactaaAATTAATTCTCGTACCCCAAGCTTGATGGAACCCCTTCCAAAAACACGATGTAAACCTCATATCCCTGTCAGAAACTATCGACACAGGAACACCATGAAGTCTAACAATATCTCGCTGAAAAATCTCTGTCAACTCATGAACATGAGTAGTCTTTCTAATAGGCAAGAAGTGAGCAGACTTAGTAAGTCTATCAATCACCACCCATATGACATCATTCTTCTTGAAAGTCCTCGGAAAATGAGTtacaaaatccatagtaatgtttCCCACTTCCAAAATGGAATATCTAGCTGCTGCAATAgtccactaggcctctgatggtctatcttTACTTGTTGACATGTAAGATATTTCCCCACAAATTCTGCTATATCTCCTTTCATTCTACtccaccaaaagtgcttcttTATATATCCATACATTTTCGTGGAACCTGGATGAATAGAGAATAaagaactatgagcctccttcaaaatttcctcaAGAATCGTCGGGTCTGCAGGAACACACAATTAACTACCCAAACATATTATGCCCTCATCATCCACACAAAAATATTTTTGCTTGCCACCTGCCACCTCAGATCTAATATCCTCCAAACCTGTATCATTCTTTTGAGCTTCCTTAACCCTTGAAACAAGATTTGGTTCCACTTTCAAACTTGCAATGCTACCTCCTAACcctctaacatacaactcaacacccaATCGCTCTGAATCTGAAATAAGGTGCAATtgagtaatgagagatgcaatactccccaagttcttcctactaagTATGTCTTCCACTACATTCCCCTTCCCTGGATGGTACTGAATAtttgcatcataatccttaagaagttcaagccacctACGCTGCCTCATGTTAAGCTTCTTTTGAGTGAagatgtatttgagactcttgtgatcagtGAAGATATCACAAGTATTTCCATAAAGATAGTGCCTCAAGATCTTTAAAGCAAAGACCACTACTGTtaactccaagtcatgggtaggatagTTCATCTCATAGGGTTTAAGTTGCCTAGAGGCATAAGAAATCACCTTCCCATATTACATAAGAACACACCCCAATCctctcttagaagcatcactataaacctgAAAACCTACACTCCCTGATGGCAACACAAGTATTAGAGCAGACACCaacctcttcttcaattcttgaaagctcttctcacGATCATCATTCCACTCGAACTTAATGCCTTCCTCATGAGTTGAGTCAATGGAAAAGCTATAGATATAAAACCTTCCACAAAATGCCTATAATAACCTGCTaaacccaagaaactcctcacctctgtcACATTGCTAGGTCTGGACCAATTAGTAATAGCCTCGACTTTCGCAGGATCCAACTCAATGCATCTACCGGATACAATATGCGCAAAAAATTCCACTTtttccaaccagaattcacacttggaaaatttcaTAAACAACTTCTTCTCCCTCAAAGTTTCAAGTGCAATACGTAAATACTCCTCACGCTCCTCTCTTctcctagagtatatcaagatatcatcgatgaagagcaccacgaatttatccagataatcttgaaaaacccgattcatcaaatccataaataccagtggtgcattcgtcaacccaaaggacatcaTGAGAAACTCATTATGACCATAACGAGTGTGAAATATAATCTTCAAAATATCTTCATCCCTAACTCATAACTGATGGTAACCTGATCTaaaatctatctttgaaaagtacttcgccccttgtaactgatcaaacaagtcatcaatgcgTGGCAAAGGACACTTGTTTCTGACAGTCACCTTATTTAACTCTatatagtcaatgcacaatctcatggaACCATCCTTCTTCACAAACAACACAGGAGcgccccacggagacacacttggcctgataaatcccctatccaacaactcttacaactgctccttcaattcttgcaactaAAGTGGTGCCATCCGGAGGCGCTTTGAAATAGGCTCGGCACCTAGAACAAGTTCAATAGTAAACTCCACCTCTCTATGTGGTGCAAAACCTGGTATCTCATCGGGGAACACATCTTCATACTCCCTTACAACTGGATAATCCTCGATGCGAGGTTCGTCCTTTGATGCATCCTTCATGAAAGCAAGGTAGCCATCATAACCCTTAGATAAAAGTTTGCTCGCCTTTAGAGTAGAAATTAATTTAACCTCCCCATTTGGCTGAGACCCTTGATATACAAATTCTGGTTTATTTGCATCCACAAAGATCACCCTCTTTCCTTGGCAATCAATTGTGGCACAATTTTCACTCAACCAATCCATGCCCAAGATAATATCAAAGTCATGCATCTCCATCGGAAGCAAGTTAACCTTATAATTTCTATCTCCAACAACTATTAGACACTTTTGATATACATCAGATATAATAACAGAATTCCCCATCGGGGTAGCAATAGACATATGAGGATATAATAATGGAGGTGCAACGCCAAGATGATAAACAAATGATAAAAACACAACAGAATGGGTCGAACCAGTATCAAATAACACATGAGCATCACGTCTATGAACAAGAAGTGTTCCTGAAATGGTACCTGAATTAGCTGATTCCTGATTTGCAGTCAATGAAAACACTCTGGTTGAAGGATTCTGCTGACTGCCACTGCCACTACCACCGCCAGCTCCTCATCCACAAGTGTTGCGTGACACTGTATAATCCTTTGCCCTATGGGACATGCTACCACACAAGAAACAAGCCCCACTAGGGGTGTAAACAAGCCAAACTGTTCGTGAGCTACTCGAGCTCGACTCGTAAAAAATTCGAATTCAACTCGAAAATAATCGAGCAAAGCTCGAGCTCAAGCTTTTCTAATTTTTaatcgagccgagctcgagcttcaaattattcggctcgtaaggttcgcgagccttattgagcctctattatttttaatttttttattataaatatatttttatgtaaatatttactattttttatataatttatttttatcgAGCCGAACTTGAGCCGAACTCGAGTCGAACTATTAATATTTCaaatttttgttaatatttagtgAATTAATTCGAGCTTTTGAGCCAAACTCGAGTCTACAGAACCTTTTAGGAGCCGAGGTTTGAACTTGAAATTAAAGGCTCAGTCGAGTTCGAGCTCGAGCCCGAACTATTTTaatcgagctcgagccgagccTGGCAGTATTCGGCTCAGCTCGATTACACCCCTAAGCCCAGTCTGCCTGTAACAAGCTCTACCTGGATGATGTCCACCCTATATAGCACAAGGAGCCACTGGAATCATATTGGGGTTTCCCCCATACACTGAGTAACAGCTCTGCCCCTGTTGACGATTCTGCCACTACCTAGGCTGCTTCTGTCGCTGAAACTGCTGATTCTGACCAACATACTGATTCCGTCCGTGGAATGACTAACCACCCCTATACATATTTTGTCTGCGCCACTGTCCTTGCTGACCACTCTGACCTCCATACCACTGTCTACCCTGTACAAAATCCTGATCATCCCTAGCGCTCTTACTACCACTGTTAGACCTGGAAGTCCTGAAATCTATGCGCTCCTTCTCAACATCCTTTGCTGCATCAGCCACCTctgccacattatcaaatttaaaagaaattatagaaCCCCTTAGATAAGACTTGAACCCCCATTTAAATTTATCATCCTGTTGTTCAGCAGTCCCTGCAACTGCCCCAGCAAATCCAGCTAACCTTATAAACCTCGCCATATAATCAGTAATGCTCTCATCATCGTGCTGCACAATAGAATGAAACTCCCTCGAATAAGCCTCCCTATCAGCATTAGAGAAGTACCACTCATAGAAAACCTCCTTGAATCCATGCCATTCCGAAGCCTCTACATACTCCTCACCTCTAGTAGCTTTCACTCCTCTCCACCACCTCTGAGCATCCCCCTCCAACTTATACACAGCTAACCTAACCTTCTAAATCTCATCACAACCCAGTGCATCAAAAATCTTCTCGAGatgaacaatccaattttcagcaTCGATAGGAGTCGGTGCTAAACTAAAAGAGTCTGGTTTCTGATTCATAAACCTCTCTAACCATACAGACGGCTCCAACTGATGGACCTGAACGTTATAATTCTGATTCCATTACCATTCTGATTTCTCTCTTCAGTATGATTTCCATGTCCATTCTGATTTCCctctccattctgatttccttggtttGCCAAAGTCTGCTGTATAGCATGAGCCACTGCTTGCCCTATCATCTCAGTAAGCCGAGCAAGGTCAATGTGAAAAGGATCACGTCTAGGAGGCATCTACAATATACGATAGCGAAGGGATGAAGATTACGAGAACAAATATGATGAAGGAATTACAAACAGATTTCAAAATGATGAAGCAAAATGAAATGATAAAGAGCAGAATGAAACGAAATTAAATAGAACACCCATCCTATCATCTACCCaaactcacaggtcaacctaAGTAGCTTTTTTACAAGaaagaacctaagctctgataccatctctgtaacacccccttctttaaatagaaggagatattacttaaaatccataaaactgcaaacagagcactaatatatttctaaacaacaattaaacagtctaaaaatttctaaaaaataataataaatcttcaaactgtctaaaccaaaaatataaatgtCGAATTCTCCAAACAATTAAGTCTAGATAATAATATAGTCCAATATCCTAATCAATAAATGAGGTAactctccatcacacagtcccagatccccctaagcacctgccagaaaaagaatacgacATGAGCCAAACGCCCAATACTAGTTTGGAATACAGTTTATAAAACAagagatcagaaataaataatctgcaatttataataaaacaacaattttaaaaataagtaaggctgaaatAATGAGGgattaggatatttcataccaaGATCAGAACAGATgcaaatacacacatcataggtTACGTAATGCGTGCAACAGGATGGATAACGTGTACgacatatacaacgtcaccataaatcaaagTACAAATCAAACTCTGGATGCACCCACATATCCTAAACAAAAATCATATGcacaaaagctcctcccaagagctaactGAAGGATACACCctgaccaatcacactgtcacgaaAGTGTCATGTCACTAGTGCTGCAACGATATGGTTGTTGTACCCCTACAGCTAGTTAAgtcggtataccctaaatcactCTAAGggttaaataaaaatattctcgcaaaatttTTAAATCACTTGAAACAAATAATTTAGATTTCCAAAAAagagggtgtcataaataatttttgaaaaccgcATACACCGATATTTAAAACTTTCCAagtcaaattttaaaataattttcagaagtcaaaatgattaaataatattaaCATAATGAATGAAATATGAAACTGAACAAATCAgatatatttaatttataagAGTAGTAGCGCTGAATAAAAATGGACAGAATTCGTAACTCGAAATCGCAAATTCTAATACTAACAAAATCCGGAATCCGCAAAAGATCCGCTAAATTTCCTGACCCCGGtctaaatataaaaatataatctATCATTGTAATATACTTAATACTTAACTACactaatattattaataataactTATTATCCAAAAATTATGATACTCGTGTTGACAAATAATCATACTCACATTGCTTAGAATTTGATTAGACCTTGTTGATAACTTATTCCTTCCGCCTCTATGAATGTTTTATCTAGTGTTTTCATTTAAATTTATTGATTAGTAATACTAGATGCATGAACAACCACTGTAGTGAACCAGTGACTTGGTGGGACTCGTGGCAGCTAATGAACATGTACTTTTACCTTAacaaaatttaataaatataGCATAATAATGATAAACACATTAAAAAAATCATGATTCACTTGGCACACTGATTTTTATGCTAATTCATCATGTTGTTCATATGccaatttttataaaattgaactcataacaattataaattaattagaCTAAATTTTACATATTAATTAATACCTTAAGCTTATGTAAAATAAAATAACTAACTAGCACATAGACAAGCATAACCTGATTGGATATTATTTTAATGACATAAAAGTTTTGTTTGACTCTTGTGTATAGACATAAAATATGGGCATGACTTGTGTGATGAATAAATTATGTTATGCTTACTATCTACtataacgccctccaaatccggggactagatctgggggttacttgctaatttacaatataatataaacctgtataacAATTATGCAAACATATATCTAACCCCTTTACATCTATCTAGGATCTTTTAACATTGAGGTATGAAAACAAGTACAACACAttatctttattacaaacccaaatttAACATCTCATAGAactatctttattacaaaccattatctaaataagttttaaactaaattcattttattctAAACACACACCATATATATCTATACTACACTTGCTCAGGTGGCTCAAAGTTCTCTTCTTTTATCGGAATCAACACCTTTGATGttagagggtcccgctgcttgacaaGCTTCTTTATCACGCGAGTCTGAATAGGTTTCATTCTCTTTCTTGACTAAAAAGACaaagtgaataacaacaaaaagagGTGAGCCATAATTTTCTCagcaagtccacaatatataaacaGTAATATAAGAAAGATAAATAAACCGATAATCTGATTGTATCTGTAACTATGTATTTCTGCAAAGGAGAATAAAGGCCACCATCGGTgattatcaataaactagactggacacaaaGTTCGCACCCATTTCCTattgatcagtcaggatatagtacAGATCTATACTTCTCTGTAgagatccattcgggtacccaggctctacggcccaaaTCATGGATCCGGTTAATTCTCGGTCCATAGGATCAAGTGTACACCTGATCCTCATTCTCACCATCCAGTCCACAGATGAGCAACTGGAAGAATCAATATATTTTGTTGTATCCCAACATCGAAATATATCAAGATAAATATAGTGTATGATCTATTGGAATATGGATAGAGTATTCAGTGTATCAAGAGAAATCATGATTcgaaataaaatacaaataaaagaaaaataattgtGTATCATTGTATGTGAATgggaattatcagtgtttaactAAATTGAGAATCTGAATAGAAGAAAGCAATTTACTATTCtggatttagaataggggaaaaacttgcctgttACGTGATTTACCGCAAATATATCACAGTTTTCTAACACTGGCTGGATCCGCCTTGTTGGCTTTGTATCTGTCAAAGAAAGATACTCATTTAGTCAACTTATATCTTaatcgcgtctcaaaccgacttcacgtaGCTCTTATTGTCTACCCGTACGATTATAACTGACTCGTATAGTAATTATTAAAAattaggactcgattaaccacataattcatatagcacatgAGTCACATAGTTATTCtagatttaaaaatatttttagaatcgaaatcagATCAATATTCGCATTATAGAACAATTTCAGGCTCGTTTcctaattttcagaatttattggactcgtctctataattaatagggtctatatataaataaatatcaaaatttgactcattttcaaaataaattaatatttaaaactattttaatgtaaacagatcatttttctgagtctaagtACTTTCGTTCCGTTTAAATCGGATAAATAGTtcaattattattaaataaatagggataattcaatttattattcaaaataatcaattattcaaaataattgaacctcaaatatattattaaataattatttaggaaatttcagaattaaaaatgatttttccataatttttggaataaaaatgaatttataatgaattgttgaaaataaactgattaattatcaaaataattaattattttaaataaaaaaagaaataaattataaataattaatctcgaattttagaaaatatttcagatttatttatataataaaccaattaattaaattatttaattaatcaatttatttaaataaataaagttaattttataaaaaataaaaaataaaaagtaaaataaaaatcCAATAACAGGTTTCTGAAAATGGAATTAGGgaaaaaacagatcaaaaccaGGTTCTGAAAATGGGttaaacgggtcaaaatccgggttaTGGAGAACATGCCCGGATTttacccagaatccggcgaccggAATATATTCCGCTCAGCCGTTTTCAGGCCAAAAACTTAACCGTTTGGTTCATTTTTCAGCCGGAATCAATTCCAAATCATCTAAGCAACTCAACTCCGACCATAACATCCCTAAATAACCCCTGGAACTCCATCTCCGATTAAAGCTCAAAATTTTCCGACCAACTATCGAAACTACAGATTTGTACATGAAACTTTGAGTTTAATAGCTTAAATCAAAGCTTGTTCAGTGTACAATCAAACGCTTAACAGCCTATATACCTCAGCTTTCTCAAAATCAAAACGTATCAATCAAAAATTCACAtaaccctaataatcgaattcGATCATACATGAATCGTTTGATGAAATTGAATACATAAGTCAACTGTACACATCACAGAGAAGCTATAccaatcatcaaatcaatcaaataaccctagaatcaaaaatctctaattcgaatataaaccctagaaattaaaatccaaaactaatagattaaaacatgaaatcgatgcatgaaattgatgcaagaaattGAAAGAACATATCAAGAGCATCGATTTGAGTACTCACACGACTAGATTTGATGCCGAAAATCGATCAAAATCACTGGTTGATTCTTTGACCCGAATTCGAATTCCTGACCCGATTTGTAGAGAATTTATTGATTTTctgtttttttataatttaattataaataattattaataattaggctatttatagtaggtaaaataatacacgtaattaaaattaaggccctaattttACATCTAATgaaattaattggcccttaattaataattttttagtattaattttaaaaattttaatattaaatatatacaatctatatgccaaaaattcccaaaaattgtgaataattcaaaaatgcaaagaaatggtATAATTGAAATTccataatttataaaaataataatataatttttgtggggttttgacacccgaaggggcccgaaaaagtcatttttcgtgaaacaagaaaattc is a window of Apium graveolens cultivar Ventura chromosome 11, ASM990537v1, whole genome shotgun sequence DNA encoding:
- the LOC141695552 gene encoding uncharacterized protein LOC141695552, translated to MPPFEALYGRRCRVPSCWDELGERVIEGPELVRITNEKVSPCKGVKRFGMKGKLSPGYVGHFDVMEKVGKVSYRVVLPPQLSPVYNVFHVSVLRGYKYHPLHVVQYPLHKIREDLSCDEEAEAILARQERVLRKNTIPLMKVLWKNNSEREATWEVQESVHEKYPYLFDSGTSI